A window of Mucilaginibacter sp. PAMC 26640 contains these coding sequences:
- a CDS encoding serine/threonine protein kinase has protein sequence MEQLQTGQLYTLQLPSKYESITKLETLIEEIADKYQISEDTFANMMTCLNEAAVNAIVHGNKLDANKMVIVNADVESKRIIWTVTDEGPGFDYNNLADPTAPDKLEELTGRGVFILKHLADQCIFNATGNEVELHFKI, from the coding sequence ATGGAGCAGCTTCAAACGGGGCAATTATATACCTTACAGCTTCCTTCAAAGTACGAAAGCATAACCAAGCTGGAGACATTGATTGAAGAAATAGCAGATAAGTACCAAATAAGTGAAGATACTTTCGCTAACATGATGACCTGCCTTAATGAGGCAGCCGTAAATGCTATTGTGCATGGCAATAAGCTGGACGCCAATAAAATGGTGATCGTAAATGCTGATGTGGAAAGTAAACGGATCATCTGGACGGTTACGGATGAAGGACCGGGTTTTGACTATAACAACCTTGCCGACCCTACAGCCCCGGATAAACTGGAAGAGCTGACCGGCCGGGGTGTATTTATATTAAAACACCTGGCAGACCAGTGCATTTTTAATGCCACCGGTAACGAGGTTGAACTTCATTTTAAAATTTAA
- a CDS encoding MFS transporter, producing the protein MTITTFKAFRSRNYQLYFAGQSISLIGTWMQKTAVSWVVYTHTHSTFMLGLTLFASQFPSFVLSLWGGVVSDRYNRFRVLLGTQVASMIQAILLTILIFTKNYQVWEILALSVVLGIINAFDVPARQSLVYEMVEDKADLPNALALNSSMVNLSRLIGPGIAGLVLEKFGDDICFGINAASFIAVIGSLLMMRLPKYEAKTHVKNAFGELKEGLAYIRQTPSIRFIILMLALISLFVLPFSTLIPYYAKDIFHGSASTFGVIDSFIGLGAFSGAIFLASQKQGSNLKKILFINTIVFGAGLILFSHEKSYPLALVFVTIAGFGMMSQITVSNTIIQTTVAPDMRGRVISFYAMAFFGMQPVGGLIIGSVSKWIGTTNTMLLEGVAALIIAGLHWRYLHKEKLKARQEHLMEQPAVGVHAA; encoded by the coding sequence ATGACTATTACTACATTCAAGGCTTTCCGAAGCCGCAACTACCAGCTCTATTTTGCTGGTCAATCTATTTCTCTCATTGGCACATGGATGCAAAAAACTGCCGTTAGCTGGGTGGTGTATACGCATACGCACTCCACCTTTATGCTTGGGCTTACTTTATTTGCCAGCCAGTTTCCCTCATTTGTACTGTCCCTTTGGGGAGGCGTGGTGTCAGACAGGTACAATCGCTTCCGGGTATTGCTCGGCACGCAGGTGGCATCAATGATACAAGCTATTTTACTAACCATCCTCATTTTTACCAAAAACTACCAGGTTTGGGAGATCCTGGCGCTAAGCGTAGTGCTAGGCATCATCAACGCATTTGATGTGCCGGCCAGGCAATCATTGGTGTATGAAATGGTGGAGGATAAAGCAGATCTGCCAAATGCACTCGCGCTCAACTCTTCAATGGTGAACCTTTCCCGGCTAATAGGCCCTGGAATAGCGGGGCTGGTGCTGGAAAAATTTGGTGATGATATCTGTTTCGGAATCAATGCCGCCAGTTTTATTGCGGTTATCGGTTCGCTGCTCATGATGCGGCTACCTAAATACGAAGCCAAAACGCATGTTAAAAATGCTTTTGGTGAATTAAAGGAAGGGCTGGCTTATATCCGGCAAACGCCATCCATCCGGTTTATCATCCTTATGTTAGCGCTCATTAGTTTATTCGTGTTGCCATTCAGCACGCTGATACCCTATTATGCTAAGGATATCTTCCATGGTTCGGCGTCTACTTTCGGCGTTATCGACAGCTTTATTGGGCTCGGTGCTTTTTCAGGCGCAATTTTCCTGGCTTCCCAAAAACAAGGCAGTAATCTAAAAAAGATCCTGTTTATCAATACCATCGTGTTTGGCGCTGGCCTCATTCTCTTCTCACATGAAAAAAGCTATCCCTTGGCTTTGGTGTTTGTCACCATTGCGGGTTTTGGAATGATGTCTCAGATTACGGTGAGTAATACCATCATCCAAACCACCGTAGCACCCGATATGCGCGGCCGGGTAATCAGTTTTTACGCCATGGCCTTTTTTGGCATGCAACCTGTCGGCGGGCTCATTATCGGGTCGGTCTCAAAATGGATCGGCACCACAAACACCATGCTGTTGGAGGGCGTGGCGGCTTTAATTATTGCCGGGCTCCACTGGCGTTACCTGCACAAAGAAAAATTAAAAGCCCGGCAAGAGCACCTGATGGAGCAACCGGCCGTGGGAGTACATGCGGCATAA